From Brassica oleracea var. oleracea cultivar TO1000 chromosome C3, BOL, whole genome shotgun sequence, a single genomic window includes:
- the LOC106334225 gene encoding LOW QUALITY PROTEIN: probable xyloglucan endotransglucosylase/hydrolase protein 11 (The sequence of the model RefSeq protein was modified relative to this genomic sequence to represent the inferred CDS: inserted 1 base in 1 codon): MKMSGSDEKILLLMGMVLLTVAATAIDEDPTGFVRWGHNYYKTWGQPALVINETSELHLTLDHKSGSGFESNSIYGSGSFNMRIKAPXTKSTRVVTSFYLMSKSSRNDQLCFQIFGNGPAYLLNTNIFMNGEGDKDQRFHLWFDPPKYYHSYRFLWNQHQLVFYVDDTPIRVYRKNPGISYPSVQTMFMHGSVKNGSIVDPKEMPYTAVFQASTIDGCVTDFFGIEKCFGPEFWWNRKENWQLSSRERKLYMNARKVYMDYDNCSDRKLYPEVPKECKSQLAKI, translated from the exons ATGAAGATGAGTGGATCTGATGAGAAGATTCTTCTACTGATGGGTATGGTGCTTTTAACGGTCGCAGCGACGGCTATAGATGAAGACCCTACTGGGTTTGTTAG ATGGGGCCATAATTACTACAAAACATGGGGACAACCAGCTTTGGTTATTAACGAAACCTCTGAGCTCCACCTCACCCTCGATCATAAATCTG GGTCGGGGTTTGAATCAAACTCGATATACGGATCAGGATCTTTCAATATGAGAATCAAGGCAC AAACCAAGTCTACGAGAGTCGTTACTTCCTTCTAT CTAATGTCCAAATCAAGCCGCAATGACCAGCTATGTTTCCAGATTTTTGGAAATGGGCCAGCTTATTTGCTGAATACAAATATATTTATGAACGGTGAGGGAGATAAAGATCAGAGGTTTCATCTTTGGTTTGATCCACCAAAATATTACCATTCATATAGGTTTCTTTGGAACCAACATCAACTTGT GTTCTATGTAGATGATACACCGATCCGAGTGTACAGGAAGAATCCAGGCATTTCGTACCCATCTGTGCAAACGATGTTTATGCATGGGAGTGTGAAAAACGGATCGATAGTTGACCCCAAGGAGATGCCTTACACTGCTGTGTTCCAGGCATCAACTATTGATGGGTGTGTAACTGATTTTTTTGGTATAGAAAAATGCTTTGGTCCTGAATTTTGGTGGAATCGCAAAGAAAATTGGCAGCTAAGCTCTAGAGAGAGAAAACTGTATATGAATGCAAGGAAGGTGTACATGGACTATGACAATTGCTCTGACAGAAAGCTATATCCAGAGGTGCCTAAAGAATGCAAGTCACAATTAGCGAAAATTTAA